In one Sphingobacterium daejeonense genomic region, the following are encoded:
- a CDS encoding TlpA family protein disulfide reductase — protein sequence MNGETVSVSDLKGKVVIMNFWATWCPPCIAEMPSLQKLHEDLQSEKDIVFMAIEVDQNIEKAAKFMAKNKYSLPLYTVDSDLPEELHTNSIPMTVILAKNGDIVGKQVGMMDFKSEKLKQGLIDLTKENER from the coding sequence ATAAATGGTGAAACCGTTTCTGTCAGTGACTTAAAAGGGAAAGTTGTAATCATGAACTTTTGGGCAACATGGTGCCCTCCATGTATTGCTGAAATGCCTTCGCTACAAAAATTACACGAAGATTTACAGTCTGAAAAAGATATCGTTTTCATGGCTATTGAAGTTGATCAGAATATTGAAAAAGCAGCAAAATTTATGGCTAAAAATAAATATTCACTTCCGCTCTATACTGTAGATTCAGATCTGCCTGAAGAACTGCACACAAATTCAATCCCGATGACGGTCATCCTCGCTAAAAATGGTGATATTGTAGGTAAACAAGTAGGAATGATGGACTTTAAATCTGAAAAACTAAAGCAAGGATTGATAGATTTAACTAAAGAAAACGAAAGATAG
- a CDS encoding DsrE family protein, whose product MKDPRLAGKLEVELVTFSGGTEVMRKDHDYKEQLLDLIEKGVRVVQCLNSLEERGYNKDQLFDFIGYTPSGNGELVILGNEGWTIVKP is encoded by the coding sequence TTGAAAGATCCTCGACTAGCAGGTAAATTGGAGGTTGAGCTAGTTACCTTTTCGGGAGGAACTGAAGTAATGAGGAAAGATCATGATTATAAAGAACAACTTCTTGATCTGATAGAGAAAGGTGTTCGAGTTGTACAATGTCTCAATTCTTTAGAAGAAAGAGGGTATAACAAAGATCAGCTGTTTGATTTTATTGGCTATACTCCAAGTGGCAACGGTGAATTGGTGATTTTAGGCAATGAAGGTTGGACAATAGTAAAACCATAG